One region of Polypterus senegalus isolate Bchr_013 chromosome 11, ASM1683550v1, whole genome shotgun sequence genomic DNA includes:
- the lypc gene encoding sperm acrosome membrane-associated protein 4-like, whose amino-acid sequence MPGIWTLVLVSLFAISGEGLKCYRCIFPTISPIDCFKFPQQCPSGNRCLSSTAMGKRGSFHLVVYEKSCAAAQMCGKTGEKSAMGMNFTYTNTCCDFDLCNSATSWPVWVVLPITTVFFVIEIFA is encoded by the exons ATGCCAGGAATTTGGACTCTAGTATTGGTCAGCCTCTTTGCAATTTCAG GAGAGGGACTGAAATGCTACAGGTGCATCTTTCCAACAATTTCACCCATCGACTGCTTCAAATTCCCCCAGCAGTGTCCTTCAGGTAACCGCTGCCTGTCCAGTACTGCAATGGGAAAGAGAG GAAGCTTTCATCTGGTGGTGTACGAGAAGAGCTGTGCTGCTGCCCAGATGTGTGGAAAGACTGGAGAGAAATCCGCCATGGGCATGAACTTCACCTACACCAATACATGCTGTGATTTTGACCTGTGCAACAGTGCCACCAGCTGGCCAGTTTGGGTGGTGCTCCCTATAACTACTGTCTTCTTTGTCATAGAAATATTTGCTTGA